From Vigna unguiculata cultivar IT97K-499-35 chromosome 5, ASM411807v1, whole genome shotgun sequence, the proteins below share one genomic window:
- the LOC114183774 gene encoding E3 ubiquitin-protein ligase PRT6 isoform X1, with product MADNMEIDSPSDCQPLKPRDRVVRRLAQFGVPEEQLDQPGLVAFVKDKRALIPELVSVILPTDAEVADAFQASRLTSKKMSGVIMKKRFHESMVWLQWLMFEGDPGGALRRLSEMSVGQRGVCGAVWGHNDIAYRCRTCEHDPTCAICVPCFEKGDHKGHDYCVIYTGGGCCDCGDVTAWKREGFCSMHKGAEQIQPLPKEFASSVDPVLGSLFNCWRVKLTLASEYTERKQPANELTYAVVDMLLEFCKHSESLLSFVARLLLSSDGLINMLVRAERFLTEVVVKKLHELLLKLLGEQSFKYDFAKVFLAYYPSVINEATKDSSDSPLKKYPLLPTFSVQILTVPTLIPRLLKEINLLTMLLGCLENIFVSCSDDGRLQVSRWANIFETTIRVVEDIRFVMSHVVVSKYVTNDQQDISRTWMRLLSFVQGMNPQKRETGQHIEEENENVHYPFILGHYIANIHSVLVDGAFSDASKGEIDGETAWNSKINDSDDGDNVRLAKVGRRSEESSACNVTSRSSVFAAPKLCEIKTDASSNLPLPRAVTGLMCECLRAIENWFRVENIHAVPPNLLSPNSGSACDSNFSAFKRTISKFGRGKYAFGRLASTSEDHGKQCSENSEMDSENTCTRASSDDNAMEEDFLVESDGPRFLSLPDWPQIVYDVSSQDISVHIPLHRLLSMLLQKAMKKYFCQSEVSDVTHASPSNSLSTSYNDFFEQALRGSHPFGFSANIMEHPLRIRVFCAEVHAGMWRKNGDAALLSCELYRSVRCNRSEQGLELDLFLLQCCAALAPEDLFVSRILERFGLSNYLSLNLERSSEYEPVLVQEMLTLIIQIIKERRFCGLTTAESLKRELIYKLSTGDATHSQLVKSLPRDLSKFEQLQDILDAVAVYSNPSGFNQGMYSLRWTFWKELDLYHLRWNSKDLQVAEERYLRFCNVSALTTQLPQWTKIHPPLKGIARIATCKVVLHIIRAAIFYAVSTFKSSDSRAPDSVLLPALHLLSLSLDICFQQKESSEDTCHDVAQLPVIALSGEFIQTSFGEQSLLTLLVLLMEMHRRENVDNFVEAGGCSLFTLIESLLKKFAEIDNRCMTKLQKLAPEVVCHISESFPSRDSSISSLASESEKRKAKARDRQAAIMEKMRAQQTKFLASIDTTADDGSQLGREGDLDNEQDSEEPDTKQVVCSLCHDHNSELPISFLVLLQKSRVVSSVNRGPPSWAKLCQSDKEHTPLINTKETNTSTMNWNTVSSETTSSSHLNQFVQIAAEEVSSSGKPGEVLTFLQYVKNKYPALVNFQLPDTYYDEKEKAPPYSFETLEQCMYFSIYDEMRLPLSSILMNMDDRASTAGENSNIVIDTGSVLLGKYTADLVLEMSETSSMSGITSNESASVESTSQHSTYDEFGPMDCDGVHLSSCGHAVHQGCLDRYLSSLRERSVRRIVFEGGHIVDPDQGEFLCPVCRRLANCVLPTLPGELKKPLKQSIILSAGSINTAPPLAESSELTYSLRLQSGLKLLQSAATAVGKLKFLNSIPLHHIDRTRTNLENFLRVLSKMYSPCKEEKLSRFSRINHSMLMWDTLKYSLTSMEIAARCGKTSFTPNYALSALYEELKSSSGFILSLMLKLVQKTRSKNSLHILQRFRGVQLFAESICAGFSPSYANSDNSGIGDMLSILKHIEMDLSNTDSFWRQASDPVLAHDPFSTLMWVLFCLPHPFLSCEESLLSLVHVFYTVSVTQAIILYHEKSKHKSSRDSDLSGCLITDIYKVMNESANASQYIVSNYFDPNVDIKDAIRRFTFPYLRRCALLWKILYSFIPPPFCDEENILDRSWSVPQDTVGNANIEMFEVTKIHELENMFKIPSLDVVLKDELSRATVSSWCRHFCKEFESGRIQQNMHVTPAVPFELMRLPNIYQDLLQRCIKQRCLACKTVLEDPALCLLCGRLCSPSWKSCCRESGCQTHAVTCGAGTGVFLLIRRTTILLQRSARQAPWPSLYLDAFGEEDFEMSRGKPLYLKEERYAALTYMVASHGLDRSSKVLGQTTIGSLFLV from the exons TTGAGGGTGACCCTGGTGGTGCTCTGAGAAGGCTTTCCGAGATGTCTGTTGGGCAGAGGGGTGTCTGTGGGGCTGTTTGGGGCCACAATGATATAGCTTACAGGTGTAGAACATGTGAGCACGACCCAACATGTGCTATCTGTGTTCCTTGTTTTGAGAAAGGGGATCACAAGGGTCATGATTATTGTGTTATATACACGGGTGGTGGTTGCTGTGATTGTGGGGATGTGACTGCATGGAAGCGTGAGGGTTTCTGCTCAATGCACAAGGGTGCTGAACAGATACAACCGCTTCCGAAGGAATTCGCGAGCTCTGTTGATCCTGTTCTCGGTTCTCTTTTCAATTGTTGGAGAGTTAAGCTAACATTGGCGAGTGAATATACTGAAAGAAAGCAGCCAGCAAATGAGCTAACCTATGCTGTGGTTGATATGCTTCTAGAATTTTGCAAGCACAGTGAGAGTTTGCTCAGTTTTGTTGCTAGATTGTTGCTTTCTTCTGATGGTTTAATTAACATGCTGGTGAGAGCTGAGAGGTTCTTAACTGAGGTTGTTGTAAAGAAACTCCATGAGCTACTCTTGAAATTGTTGGGAGAACAAAGTTTTAAGTATGATTTTGCTAAAGTTTTTCTCGCTTACTATCCAAGTGTCATAAATGAGGCCACAAAAGACTCCAGTGACTCTCCTCTTAAGAAGTACCCACTACTACCAACGTTCTCTGTGCAGATACTTACAGTGCCCACTCTTATCCCACGCCTTTTGAAGGAAATCAATCTACTAACCATGTTATTGGGATGCCTTGAAAATATTTTCGTTTCTTGCTCTGATGATGGACGGTTACAG GTATCCAGGTGGGCAAATATATTTGAGACAACAATACGTGTTGTTGAAGATATTCGATTTGTTATGAGCCATGTAGTAGTGTCCAAATATGTAACCAATGACCAGCAAGATATCTCGAGAACATGGATGAGACTTCTGTCCTTTGTACAAGGAATGAACCCTCAAAAGAGAGAAACAGGTCAAcatatagaagaagaaaatgagaatgTCCACTACCCTTTTATTTTAGGGCATTATATTGCCAATATTCACTCTGTATTGGTGGATGGGGCATTTTCTGATGCTAGCAAGGGGGAAATAGATGGTGAAACTGCTTGGAACTCTAAAATTAATGATTCAGATGATGGGGATAATGTAAGGCTTGCAAAGGTAGGGAGGAGATCCGAGGAAAGCTCTGCATGTAATGTTACGAGCAGGAGTAGTGTCTTTGCCGCTCCAAAACTTTGTGAGATAAAAACTGATGCATCTTCAAATCTGCCTCTTCCACGTGCTGTCACTGGGTTGATGTGTGAGTGTTTAAGGGCTATTGAGAATTGGTTTAGAGTTGAGAATATCCATGCTGTACCTCCTAATTTATTATCTCCAAACAGTGGTAGTGCCTGTGATAGCAATTTTTCAGCATTTAAGAGAACAATATCTAAGTTTGGAAGGGGTAAATATGCGTTTGGTAGGCTTGCCAGTACAAGTGAAGATCATGGTAAGCAATGTTCTGAAAATAGTGAAATGGATTCGGAAAATACCTGTACTCGTGCTAGTTCTGATGATAATGCCATGGAAGAAGATTTTCTCGTGGAATCAGATGGTCCACGTTTTCTATCATTACCTGATTGGCCACAAATAGTCTATGATGTTAGTTCACAAGATATATCTGTGCACATTCCGTTACATAGATTGCTTTCCATGCTGTTACAAAAGgcaatgaaaaaatatttttgtcaatcAGAAGTCTCAGACGTGACTCATGCTTCTCCTTCTAATTCATTGTCAACTAGTTACAATGACTTCTTTGAACAAGCTTTACGAGGAAGCCATCCATTTGGTTTCTCTGCCAATATAATGGAGCATCCATTGCGGATTAGGGTCTTTTGTGCTGAAGTCCATGCTGGAATGTGGCGTAAAAATGGAGATGCTGCTTTACTATCATGTGAATTGTATCGATCAGTACGCTG CAACAGGTCTGAACAAGGTCTGGAGCTTGATCTATTTCTTCTTCAGTGTTGTGCTGCACTTGCTCCAGAAGATCTCTTTGTCAGTAGAATTCTGGAGCGCTTTGGGCTGTCAAACTACTTAAGTCTAAATCTTGAACGATCTAGCGA ATATGAACCTGTTTTAGTACAGGAAATGCTTACTCTTATTATTCAGATAATAAAGGAACGACGCTTTTGTGGGCTAACTACTGCTGAAAGTTTGAAAAGAGAACTAATTTATAAGTTGTCCACTGGTGATGCCACACATAGTCAATTGGTGAAGTCTCTTCCCCGTGATCTCTCCAAGTTTGAACAACTTCAAGACATCTTAGATGCAGTAGCCGTGTATTCGAATCCATCTGGATTTAATCAG gGTATGTACTCATTGCGATGGACGTTTTGGAAAGAATTGGATTTGTATCATCTACGTTGGAATTCAAAGGATTTACAAGTTGCAGAAGAAAGATACTTGCGCTTTTGCAATGTCTCTGCACTAACCACCCAATTGCCCCAGTGGACCAAAATTCATCCTCCACTGAAGGGGATAGCTAGAATAGCGACTTGCAAAGTTGTTCTACATATCATCCGGGCTGCAATATTTTATGCTGTTTCCACTTTTAAATCATCTGATTCTCGTGCTCCTGATAGTGTTCTTCTACCTGCACTACATTTACTTTCACTATCATTAGATATCTGTTTTCAGCAAAAGGAATCTAGTGAGGATACATGCCATGATGTGGCACAGCTTCCTGTTATAGCCTTGTCTGGAGAATTCATTCAAACTTCTTTTGGTGAACAAAGCCTGTTGACACTTCTTGTTTTATTGATGGAAATGCATAGGAGGGAGAATGTAGACAACTTTGTAGAAGCAGGTGGTTGTAGTCTATTTACTCTAATTGAAAGCTTACTGAAGAAATTTGCTGAGATTGACAACAGATGCATGACCAAGTTACAAAAACTTGCCCCTGAAGTTGTCTGTCATATTTCTGAAAGTTTTCCAAGTAGAGACTCAAGTATCTCATCATTGGCTTCTGAAAGTGAGAAACGCAAGGCAAAAGCTCGAGATAGGCAGGCTGCAATAATG GAAAAGATGAGAGCCCAACAGACTAAGTTTTTGGCCAGCATTGATACCACTGCTGATGATGGTTCTCAACTTGGTCGTGAAGGTGATTTAGACAATGAGCAAGATTCTGAAGAACCTGATACTAAGCAAGTTGTTTGCTCCCTTTGTCATGACCACAATTCTGAACTTCCCATCTCATTTTTGGTACTTCTTCAG AAATCTAGGGTTGTGAGCTCTGTTAACAGGGGCCCCCCATCATGGGCCAAGCTTTGCCAATCAGATAAAGAACACACACCTCTTATCAACACCAAGGAGACTAATACATCGACAATGAACTGGAATACAGTTAGTTCAGAAACAACTTCATCTTCCCACTTAAATCAATTTGTACAGATTGCTGCAGAAGAAGTATCTTCTTCTGGGAAGCCTGGGGAAGTTCTTACTTTTCTGCAATAtgtcaagaataagtacccaGCACTGGTAAATTTTCAGCTCCCAGACACATATtatgatgaaaaagaaaaggcacCACCATATTCTTTTGAGACTTTAGAGCAGTGTATGTACTTCTCAATTTATGATGAAATGCGTCTTCCATTATCTTCGATTTTGATGAATATGGATGACAGAGCTTCCACTGCTGGGGAGAATTCAAATATTGTAATAGACACTGGATCTGTGTTGCTTGGGAAATATACAGCTGATCTTGTGCTAGAGATGTCAGAAACTTCTTCTATGTCTGGAATTACTTCTAACGAGTCTGCTTCTGTGGAATCTACGTCACAGCATTCAACATATGATGAATTTGGCCCTATGGACTGTGATGGTGTTCATCTTTCTTCTTGTGGGCATGCAGTACATCAAGGGTGTCTTGATCGATATTTATCTTCATTGAGAGAAAG ATCTGTCAGAAGAATCGTTTTTGAAGGAGGACATATTGTTGACCCAGATCAG GGAGAGTTTCTCTGCCCTGTGTGCCGCAGACTTGCAAATTGTGTCTTGCCAACTTTACCTGGAGAATTAAAGAAGCCTTTGAAGCAGTCTATCATCTTGAGTGCTGGTTCAATAAATACTGCTCCCCCCTTGGCCGAATCAAGTGAATTGACTTATTCACTTCGCCTGCAGTCTGGCTTAAAGCTTCTGCAATCTGCTGCCACTGCAGTGGGGAAACTTAAATTCCTAAATTCTATTCCTTTGCATCACATTGACAGAACTAGGACAAATCTTGAAAACTTCCTGCGGGTACTGTCAAAAATGTATTCCCCTTGCAAAGAAGAAAAGTTATCAAGATTTTCAAGAATAAACCACTCAATGTTGATGTGGGACACTCTTAAGTACTCTTTGACATCTATGGAAATTGCTGCACGATGTGGAAAGACATCTTTTACTCCAAACTATGCTCTTAGTGCCTTGTATGAAGAACTCAAATCTTCAAGTGGCTTTATATTATCCCTGATGTTGAAACTTGTTCAAAAGACACGAAGTAAAAATTCTCTTCATATTCTGCAAAGATTTAGAGGTGTTCAACTCTTTGCAGAATCAATTTGTGCTGGGTTTTCTCCAAGTTATGCAAATAGTGACAATTCTGGGATAG GTGACATGTTAAGTATCTTGAAGCATATTGAAATGGATCTGTCAAACACCGACAGCTTTTGGAGGCAAGCTTCAGATCCTGTACTTGCCCATGACCCTTTCTCAACATTGATGTGGGTTCTCTTTTGTCTACCACACCCATTTTTGTCTTGTGAAGAATCCTTGTTGTCCCTAGTTCATGTTTTCTATACAGTATCTGTAACCCAG GCTATAATTTTGTATCATGAGAAATCTAAGCATAAATCATCAAGGGATTCAGATCTTTCAGGTTGTCTGATTACTGACATATATAAAGTTATGAATGAGTCTGCAAATGCCTCACAGTACATTGTATCAAATTATTTTGATCCTAATGTTGATATTAAAGATGCTATTCGGAGGTTTACTTTTCCATATTTGCGAAGATGTGCATTGTTGTGGAAGATACTCTATTCTTTTATTCCACCACCATTTTGTGATGAGGAAAATATATTGGATAGATCGTGGAGTGTCCCACAGGACACAGTGGGCAATGCCAACATTGAGATGTTTGAGGTCACTAAAATTCATGAACTCGAGAACATGTTTAAAATTCCCTCTCTTGATGTGGTTCTCAAGGATGAACTTTCAAGAGCTACAGTCTCTAGTTGGTGTCGTCATTTTTGCAAGGAATTTGAATCTGGTAGAATTCAACAAAATATGCATGTAACACCTGCTGTTCCGTTTGAGTTAATGAGATTGCCCAATATTTATCAGGATCTTTTGCAGAg GTGTATCAAACAGCGGTGCCTTGCATGCAAAACCGTTCTTGAAGACCCTGCTTTGTGCCTACTATGTGGTAGATTATGTTCTCCAAGTTGGAAATCATGCTGCAG gGAAAGTGGATGCCAAACTCATGCAGTAACATGTGGAGCTGGTACTGGAGTGTTTCTGTTGATTCGG AGAACAACAATCCTACTACAGAGATCTGCACGTCAAGCCCCCTGGCCTTCTCTTTACTTAGATGCTTTTGGTGAGGAG GATTTTGAAATGTCACGAGGCAAGCCACTTTACCTGAAAGAGGAACGCTATGCTGCTTTAACTTATATG GTTGCTTCTCATGGTCTGGACCGGAGTTCCAAGGTTCTGGGTCAGACTACCATTGGTTCCTTGTTCCTGGTTTAA